The DNA window ACCAGGAGAATTCATCAATGCGTCATGGGCTTTTTCGACATCCTGATTACCTGCAATATTTTCTCCAGCTTCCACATAGTTGATTCCAAAATCTTTCATCATATCAAAAGGACTTCCGTAGGTAGGAGAATTATGACTAAAGTAGTTATTATCAATCATATCTTGAGATTTGATTCGTGCTACATTCGTTAGTTCCTGATCTGCTTTCAAAGCAGGCAAATTATTTTCAGCTCGTGCTTTATTCACAAGTTGAAGCATTTGTTGTTCTTCTTCGGTTAGACCGTCTTGATTTGTGGTTGTATCAGGAATCTTTGGGGTATTGGCGTCTGCATTCTGTGAAGTTGTTGAAGGAGGTGTTTTAGAGGGCTCAGGAGTTTTACCCGTATTGGTATTTTGATCGTCGATAACAATTGGTTTGGATTCGCTTTTTTGAATAAAACCAATTTTATCATTGGCTAATTTAACAGCATACCAGTCTGAAACCTCGCTTACCACATCCAGAATACTATTTTGGCTTGCGTTTTGAATGACAGCGCTGTCTGTGGAACAGCCCTGTCGTATATTGGCTTGATTCACTGTAACCTTTATGTTTTTAATTTCCCCTTTTTCGGAGACAGAGGATTGTACCCCTCCTGCGGATTGCTGAGTACAGGATGTACCAAGCAATAATATCATACCTAAAATATATAAAAAAGTTTTCTTTTTCATGATGAGCCTCCTTGTACATAGATAAATCTATTTGCTTTGCTTATAGAATTTGTATTTTTCGTGGGGATAATACATTTTTTTATACAAAAAATCTAAGAGGCTCGTTTAAATTATGAAATAAAGCAGATGATATTTCTCATAGAGTTTAGACAATGATAGACAATTTTTGATTTATTTATTATAATTTATACAAAAACCTAGTTTTTTATAAAAGAGAGATATTTTATATCTGAGAAAATAATTTTTTAAATGCAGTGGGAAAGGCATATTCCTTAAGTTGTTCCGGTTTGATCCATTGTATTTGAGGAAATTCTATAGGTTTTATTGCTTCTTTTGCATGTTCCAGAGTACATTTAAACAGTTCCATTTCCCAAATCAAATGCGTAAAGATGTGCTTAGAACCTACTTCTATTTTTCTAATTAACACATCTAAATCAAATTCATCTTTCATGTATTGTTTTACTGTAAGCTCAGGGAATTCATTGGTGTATGGAGTAGAGGGGAACCCCCACAGATTAGCCATTAATCCCGTGTTTGGCCTTTTAACAATCATAATTTTTTCGTCATATTCTAAAATAATGATTGCCATTTTTATGGTTTTCTTTTTAACCTTTTTTAATTTAATTGGATACTGTTCAGTTGTTCCGTTTTTAAAAGCTGTACACCCGTTTTTTACAGGACACTGCGAACATTTGGGCTGTTTGGGCGTGCAAATAGTTGCTCCCAGTTCCATAAGGGCTTGGTTAAACTCTCTGGGAGATCCCCCCATGAGATTTATGACTTCTTTTTCAAAAACATGTCTGCTTTTAGAATCCGAAATATTGATCTCTAGCATACGATATCTTGAAAGGACTCGCATAACATTTCCATCTACTGCTGGTGCAGGCTCATCATAGGCGATGCTCATAATGGCACCGGCGGTATAAGGACCGATACCGGGCAATTTTTTAAGTTTTTTTATATCTTTAGGGAATGTTCCATTATATTCTTCTACGATGGTTTTGGCACATCGCAGAAGATTTCTGGCCCTTGAGTAATAGCCTAATCCTTCCCAAAGTTTAAATACATCTTCTTCATTTGCTTGAGAGAGCGTTTCAACATCTGGATAGGTTTCGATAAAGCGATTAAAATATTTAATTACTGTTGCTACCTGAGTTTGCTGTAACATAATTTCTGAAAGCCAAATTCTGTAAGGATCAGTATTTTCACGCCAGGGCAGCGCCCGGCAAACTTTTCTGTACCAATCTATCAGCTCTCTATGAAATAAAAGTTCATGCATTTGTCATTCTCCTATAATTATATGTCCTAATAAGTATATCAGATTTCTGAGGTAATTGCGATGTAATAATATACAATTATTCTCATATGATTATTAAATGCTTAAAATAATATTTTTCCTTTAAGTTATTAATTGCATTTTAAAATGTTATGTGAAATAACAGTAGTTACAACTATAAATCCTAATCATTTACATTAAGTACATTAAGCTGTAAGGAGTGATAAGTTGGTTACTATAAAAGAATTAGCGAAAATGATTGGAGTAAGTCCAACAACCGTTTCTAATGTTATTCGGGGAAAAACACAGGAGGTTTCTCAGCAGACTATAGAAAAGGTTCAGAAAGTATTAAAAGAGGTAAACTATATTCCAAATATGACGGCAATCAATTTAGCAAAAAACAGTTCCAATGTGATCGGTTATGTTATGAATGCAAAAGGGATTATTCAGGATAATGCGGTAAAAGACTTTTTTACCGGGGAATTAATTGGTGCATTAGAAATGGAAATCAGAAAAGCTGGATACTATATGATGATTTACATTTCAGACGATGTTGAAGAAATTATTAAATTCGTATCCTCGTGGAATGTGGACGGTTTGATTGCCTTAGGTTTTACGGATGACAATGCACAGAAATTAAGGGAAGTATATAAGAAACCTCTTGTGTTTATTGATGGACATTTTTATGATGATGGAAATGAGTATACAAATGTAGGCCTGGAAGATTATAAAGGGGCTTATGAAATAACCCAATATCTTATTGAATGTGGGCATAGGCGAATGGGTTTTTTTGCCAACAATTACATTGGCATCAACCATGAGCGATACCGTGGATTTAAAGATGCTATTAAAAATGCAGGATTGCCGGAAGAAGCAGGAGAGCAATTTTTCATTGAAAAAAGCGAGAAAGGCATTAAGCGATGTTTGGATGAGTTAATGATACGAATTTCAGATTTCAGTGCGTTATTTTTCATTTCGGACAATTTTGCTGTAGTAGCGATGGATTATTTAATGGAGAATGGCATTCGAATTCCTGAGGATATATCTGTAGTAGGGTTTGACGATGCTGCAGTAGCTTCCCTTGTTCGTCCTAAGTTGACTACAGTTCACCAGAATCCTACTCAAAAGGGCCGAGTAGCTTTTGAAAAGCTTATGAAATTAATTAATAATCCTGATGAGAAAGCAGAAAACATCATTTTACCTATCTCCCTCTGCATAAGACAATCTGTTAAAAATATTAACTCTCGTGCAATATAGTTGGATCAGTAAAATTGATCATTGAGCTTTTGAATTTGGCTGGAAAAATTTTATCGTTGAAATCTTTAGTCAGTGTATAAAATTGAGTAATACGGTTTAATTACCGAAAGAGCTCAATTTAAGGCACTGATTTTTTATTTTTTTGCACAAATTTTTTGCATAAAATGTTCAATTAAGCAAATAATAAGATTACTATTGGAACAAGCTAGGTTTTGCGATACACTTATAAATAACATAATTTTAAAGTGAAAAAAATATAATTTTTGTGAAATAAATCAATAAAACTACTTGAAAAGTAGTTATATCAGTGATAATATAATAACTGTAATTGTAACTTTTGCGTAAAAGTTATAATTTAAAATCAATTGATATTAGGGAGGAATTCTTATGAAACTCAAAAAATTTGTTTCGGCATTGTTGATTACAGCAATGACGGGAGCACTTTTAGTAGGCTGTGGAAGCAATAATTCCACTAACACTAACACAGGTACTGACTCTGGAACGACTACAGAAAATAAGACGACAGAAAATACTTCTAAGGGAAACGTTAGCATCAGATTATTAAACGGTAAAATTGAAATTGATGCGCCTTTAAAAGCGTATGCAGAAGCCTACAAGCAAAAAACTGGCGTTGAAGTAGTGATTGAATCCCTTGGTGGTGGTGCTGATATCGCTGCAACACTTAAAGGTTATCTTGCAGCAGGCAACATGCCAGATATGTTTGTAATTGGTGGAGAAGGCGATTACAATGTTTGGAAAGATTACATGGAAGATTTAAGCAATGAATCATGGGTAAGTGACACGGATGTTGCATATGTTTCTCCAGAAGGAAAAGTTGTTGGTTTCCCATATGCTGTTGAAGGTTATGGTCTTACATATAATAAAGATTTATTAGACAAAGCGGGAATTGATCCAGCAACATTAACAAATATCAATGCATATAAAGCAGCATTTGAAAAATTGGACAGCATGAAAGATGAATTGGGTATAACAGCTGTAGTATCTATGGCGGCTGAAGCTGGACAAATGTGGTGGTCTGTAGCGAACCACAACTTTGGATCTTATCTTGCAACTGGTGTTGAAAATGGAGATTCCAAATACATTGACATGTTGAAAAAAGGTGAAATTGACAGAGACCGTATGACTCAATACGCTAAATTCCTAAAATTACTCTTTGATTATTCAGACAAGAATACCTTGATCAGTGGTACTTATGATGACCAATTGGCATTATGGGCACAAGGAAAGACAGTATTTATTCATCAAGGTAACTGGATTGATCCATCTCTTCCAAGCTATAATGTAACATTTGGAATGGGAATAGCTCCATCAGCATTTATGGAACAAGATACAGACGGAATTCTTGCAGATGCTCCTTCTTGGTGGGCAGTATACAATGGAGGAAAAAATATTCAAGCATGTAAAGATTTCTTAACTAGTCTTGCAACTACAGAAGAAGGTGCTAAATGTCTTGTACAAGATTGTGGTATGATTTCTCCATTCAAATCTACTACAGTGCAACCAACAGCACCTCTTGCAACAGACTTAATGAAATGGGTTCAAGCTGGAAAAACTTATCCATGGCACTGGGCTAAGATGCCAGATGGATTTGCAA is part of the Defluviitalea raffinosedens genome and encodes:
- a CDS encoding CAP domain-containing protein codes for the protein MKKKTFLYILGMILLLGTSCTQQSAGGVQSSVSEKGEIKNIKVTVNQANIRQGCSTDSAVIQNASQNSILDVVSEVSDWYAVKLANDKIGFIQKSESKPIVIDDQNTNTGKTPEPSKTPPSTTSQNADANTPKIPDTTTNQDGLTEEEQQMLQLVNKARAENNLPALKADQELTNVARIKSQDMIDNNYFSHNSPTYGSPFDMMKDFGINYVEAGENIAGNQDVEKAHDALMNSPGHRKNILSPDFTHVGIGIKKGGQYGYMYTQMFISKPQ
- the mutY gene encoding A/G-specific adenine glycosylase gives rise to the protein MHELLFHRELIDWYRKVCRALPWRENTDPYRIWLSEIMLQQTQVATVIKYFNRFIETYPDVETLSQANEEDVFKLWEGLGYYSRARNLLRCAKTIVEEYNGTFPKDIKKLKKLPGIGPYTAGAIMSIAYDEPAPAVDGNVMRVLSRYRMLEINISDSKSRHVFEKEVINLMGGSPREFNQALMELGATICTPKQPKCSQCPVKNGCTAFKNGTTEQYPIKLKKVKKKTIKMAIIILEYDEKIMIVKRPNTGLMANLWGFPSTPYTNEFPELTVKQYMKDEFDLDVLIRKIEVGSKHIFTHLIWEMELFKCTLEHAKEAIKPIEFPQIQWIKPEQLKEYAFPTAFKKLFSQI
- a CDS encoding LacI family DNA-binding transcriptional regulator — protein: MVTIKELAKMIGVSPTTVSNVIRGKTQEVSQQTIEKVQKVLKEVNYIPNMTAINLAKNSSNVIGYVMNAKGIIQDNAVKDFFTGELIGALEMEIRKAGYYMMIYISDDVEEIIKFVSSWNVDGLIALGFTDDNAQKLREVYKKPLVFIDGHFYDDGNEYTNVGLEDYKGAYEITQYLIECGHRRMGFFANNYIGINHERYRGFKDAIKNAGLPEEAGEQFFIEKSEKGIKRCLDELMIRISDFSALFFISDNFAVVAMDYLMENGIRIPEDISVVGFDDAAVASLVRPKLTTVHQNPTQKGRVAFEKLMKLINNPDEKAENIILPISLCIRQSVKNINSRAI
- a CDS encoding ABC transporter substrate-binding protein; this translates as MKLKKFVSALLITAMTGALLVGCGSNNSTNTNTGTDSGTTTENKTTENTSKGNVSIRLLNGKIEIDAPLKAYAEAYKQKTGVEVVIESLGGGADIAATLKGYLAAGNMPDMFVIGGEGDYNVWKDYMEDLSNESWVSDTDVAYVSPEGKVVGFPYAVEGYGLTYNKDLLDKAGIDPATLTNINAYKAAFEKLDSMKDELGITAVVSMAAEAGQMWWSVANHNFGSYLATGVENGDSKYIDMLKKGEIDRDRMTQYAKFLKLLFDYSDKNTLISGTYDDQLALWAQGKTVFIHQGNWIDPSLPSYNVTFGMGIAPSAFMEQDTDGILADAPSWWAVYNGGKNIQACKDFLTSLATTEEGAKCLVQDCGMISPFKSTTVQPTAPLATDLMKWVQAGKTYPWHWAKMPDGFAMNNLGPVFESFAKGDVDIEGFVDLMANAIATLKQ